A window from Lachnoanaerobaculum umeaense encodes these proteins:
- a CDS encoding IS1182 family transposase, with product MLTVNYYNDFFEIGQQKINFSFYELSLPDDDPVYTLKKVMEDLDFSGLLANCSDKGRTGYNPIMMYAVITYANMRGIRSIDRIVDLCERDIAFIWLTQGRKPKRDAFYEFKGKKLTSDILDNLNYQFMRRLQKEGFVTLKELFIDGTKIEANANRYTFVWRGSINYHLAGLLDSIDKLYSDYNSFLQDNGFGEKYELGNAQMFVIDGIDKVRDVIEKNRKRKITKHKKLSNNRIIEIDNCSPIEILKLQKNLMTIADGEGIVFVNGKGKRKPKLQQLYEELEHCGQRLMSYKECFEIMGKDRNSYSKTDLEATFMRMKEDHMLNGQLKPAYNVQIAVENYFIVHSYVSNDRTDYNTLIPVLEKHKKAFGEVLEEVTADSGYCSEKNLLYLKENKIDSYIKLQDHEKRKTRAYSKDIGKYYNMKTTVFEDEQVYICHDGRELRHINTEKKEQNGYTQTYEVYGCSDCSGCEHKSKCLYNYNPDKDIDKNKVMKINEVWEELREKSHANIQSEKGILKRQIRSIQTEGHFGDIKENEDFRRFNYRTSDKVYKEFMLFAIGRNINKYHRFLYAKLKKFEGKLQEKTA from the coding sequence ATGCTCACAGTTAATTATTATAACGACTTTTTTGAAATAGGTCAACAGAAAATCAACTTTAGCTTCTATGAATTGAGTTTACCCGATGACGATCCAGTCTATACCCTAAAAAAAGTTATGGAGGATTTAGATTTTTCCGGACTATTAGCCAATTGTTCGGACAAGGGAAGAACAGGGTACAACCCGATCATGATGTATGCAGTTATTACTTATGCAAATATGCGTGGAATACGCTCTATTGATCGTATTGTGGATTTATGTGAAAGAGATATTGCTTTTATCTGGCTTACTCAAGGGAGGAAGCCTAAAAGAGATGCTTTTTATGAATTTAAAGGCAAGAAACTTACTTCAGATATCCTTGATAATCTAAACTATCAATTTATGAGAAGATTACAAAAAGAAGGATTTGTAACATTAAAAGAATTGTTTATTGATGGAACGAAAATAGAAGCTAATGCTAATCGTTATACTTTTGTATGGCGTGGAAGCATTAATTATCATCTTGCAGGTCTGCTGGATTCTATTGATAAGCTTTATTCAGACTATAACTCTTTTTTACAAGATAACGGTTTTGGGGAGAAGTACGAGCTTGGAAATGCACAGATGTTTGTGATTGACGGAATTGATAAAGTCAGAGATGTTATTGAAAAGAATAGAAAAAGAAAGATTACGAAACATAAAAAGCTATCTAATAACCGTATTATAGAGATTGATAACTGCTCGCCTATTGAAATACTTAAGCTTCAGAAAAACCTTATGACTATTGCTGACGGAGAAGGTATTGTATTTGTTAACGGAAAGGGTAAGAGAAAGCCAAAGCTTCAACAACTCTATGAAGAACTTGAGCATTGTGGACAGCGATTAATGAGCTATAAAGAATGCTTTGAAATTATGGGAAAAGATAGAAACAGCTATTCCAAAACTGATTTGGAAGCAACTTTTATGCGAATGAAGGAAGATCATATGCTGAATGGGCAGCTAAAGCCTGCATACAATGTACAGATAGCAGTAGAGAATTATTTTATTGTACATAGTTATGTAAGTAATGATCGTACAGACTATAACACACTGATTCCTGTCCTTGAAAAGCATAAGAAAGCATTTGGAGAAGTGCTTGAAGAAGTTACGGCAGATAGCGGCTATTGTAGTGAGAAAAATCTCTTATATCTAAAAGAAAATAAGATAGATAGTTATATAAAACTACAGGATCATGAAAAACGAAAAACAAGAGCATACAGTAAAGATATAGGTAAATACTACAACATGAAGACAACAGTATTTGAGGATGAGCAAGTCTATATCTGTCATGACGGCCGTGAACTGAGACATATCAACACAGAAAAGAAAGAACAGAATGGTTATACACAAACATATGAAGTATATGGATGTTCAGACTGTAGTGGATGTGAACATAAGTCTAAATGTTTATACAATTATAATCCTGATAAAGATATTGATAAGAATAAAGTAATGAAGATCAATGAAGTATGGGAAGAGCTCCGAGAGAAGTCACATGCTAACATACAGAGTGAAAAAGGTATTCTGAAACGACAGATACGCTCTATTCAAACAGAAGGTCATTTTGGAGATATTAAAGAGAATGAAGATTTCCGACGCTTTAACTATCGTACTTCAGATAAGGTTTATAAAGAATTTATGCTTTTTGCAATAGGAAGAAATATAAATAAATATCATCGTTTTCTCTATGCCAAACTAAAGAAATTTGAAGGAAAACTACAGGAGAAAACAGCATAG
- a CDS encoding choline-binding protein A: protein MSQRKAITKEIVKIIVFLFLTLALMCIMQRESYAIGSYFDYTVNYVDESGNVIKSESGSRLGGIGLSTEIFTIPVQPTFTEGGITYYVKSSVDQNLPSDVTLSSSNDLLTVTLNWVTYTGGVTYNLVCRDNRYPYVIKYEDESGNTLINDQTGRAPDMTWLSLDNTEFTATLYDAGVVYVVKPVQVYSAYMYQYNSANDIKVLVGVNYPLYTIVCTRKNPSGSGTTPGGSGTTPGGSGTTPGGSGTTPGGSGTTPGGSGTTPGGSGTTPGGSGTTPGGSGTIPGGSGTTPGGSGTTPGGSGTTPGGSGTTPGGSGTTPGGSGTAPGGSGTTPGGSGTTPGGSGTTPGGSGTTPGGSGTTPGGSGTTPGGSGTTPGESGTTTPGVVVIPGRTVGSGSTVGSSGTGKVERSHNSGSGRGIGHKAIGKGSSGIGSPLKQGWILENNNWYYYSGTTRDTLKKGWHLDPQDGKWYYLNPLDGVMFIGWHNIGEKWYFFNNYTTNWTWELRNGEWYFKNIENSRPLGSMYTNEKTPDGFKVDKNGEYIR from the coding sequence ATGAGTCAGAGAAAGGCAATTACAAAAGAGATAGTTAAAATTATAGTATTTTTATTTTTGACATTGGCGTTAATGTGTATTATGCAAAGGGAATCTTATGCTATTGGTTCATATTTTGATTACACTGTTAACTATGTAGATGAATCAGGAAATGTTATAAAATCAGAAAGCGGTAGTCGATTGGGTGGCATCGGTTTAAGTACAGAAATATTTACAATTCCTGTGCAGCCTACATTTACTGAAGGCGGTATAACATATTATGTTAAAAGCAGTGTAGATCAGAACTTACCATCTGATGTTACTTTGAGTTCGTCAAATGATTTGCTTACCGTAACGCTTAATTGGGTTACATATACAGGTGGTGTGACTTATAATTTGGTATGTCGTGATAATAGATATCCATATGTAATTAAATATGAAGATGAATCAGGTAATACACTTATTAATGATCAGACCGGTAGAGCACCGGACATGACTTGGCTGTCTTTGGATAATACAGAGTTTACCGCTACATTATATGATGCGGGTGTAGTATATGTGGTAAAGCCGGTTCAGGTATATAGTGCATATATGTATCAATATAACTCAGCAAATGATATTAAGGTACTGGTAGGTGTAAATTATCCATTATATACAATAGTTTGTACAAGAAAGAATCCATCAGGAAGCGGAACAACCCCCGGCGGAAGCGGAACAACTCCCGGTGGAAGCGGAACAACTCCCGGTGGAAGCGGAACAACCCCCGGCGGAAGCGGAACAACTCCCGGTGGAAGCGGAACAACACCCGGTGGAAGCGGAACAACACCCGGCGGAAGCGGAACAACCCCCGGCGGAAGCGGAACAATCCCCGGCGGAAGCGGAACAACACCCGGTGGAAGCGGAACAACTCCCGGTGGAAGCGGAACAACACCAGGCGGAAGCGGAACAACACCCGGTGGAAGCGGAACAACTCCCGGTGGAAGCGGAACAGCACCCGGTGGAAGCGGAACAACACCCGGTGGAAGCGGAACAACACCCGGTGGAAGCGGAACAACTCCCGGTGGAAGCGGAACAACACCAGGCGGAAGCGGAACAACACCCGGCGGAAGCGGAACAACACCCGGTGGAAGCGGAACAACTCCCGGTGAAAGCGGAACAACCACACCTGGAGTAGTAGTAATTCCTGGCAGAACTGTAGGAAGTGGAAGTACAGTAGGAAGTAGCGGTACAGGAAAAGTCGAAAGAAGCCATAATAGTGGAAGTGGTAGAGGAATTGGTCATAAGGCTATAGGTAAGGGCAGTTCAGGAATCGGCTCACCTCTTAAGCAAGGTTGGATATTAGAAAATAACAATTGGTATTACTATTCTGGAACTACTAGGGATACATTGAAAAAGGGTTGGCACCTAGATCCTCAAGATGGAAAGTGGTATTACTTAAATCCTTTAGACGGTGTGATGTTTATCGGTTGGCACAATATAGGTGAAAAGTGGTATTTCTTTAATAACTATACAACTAATTGGACTTGGGAATTGCGTAATGGTGAATGGTATTTTAAGAATATAGAAAATTCAAGACCTCTTGGATCAATGTATACAAATGAAAAAACACCTGATGGATTCAAAGTTGATAAAAATGGAGAATATATTCGTTAG
- a CDS encoding helix-turn-helix transcriptional regulator: protein MEQNKEKNRSTTIRKKLSFCDIIKGINHQSRSMRSKLMIYLCCLVLAGTGILLVMLVASGVFSESGRQIGQNLQVHLQNQKRDIKERMDLFITNGMDLSKRLTTYMERDVLTYPYNIKELENDEKGLRTMQENMYMLLEGKLHVTRASGVYAVFDTTVNTSAPNAECSRSGVYLRLANVSGNVLEDDVFLFRGNPNVAMQNKIQIHNRWNMEFNTEDMYWFNDQISTANTNPTTEEYLWINRQHLKDTWENSIFLSVPVIGSEGERYGICGLEISGLLFRLSYPKFESKYGDMVTIIAPVDQDRLLFSEGLSGSQGNSYINENDDLFIDTGKIYNVYFNSQGKYVGVQQTIEGAFDPQGRQWAIAVLVSYGSFEAQERYEKVMMIAILMVFSIVMFIISFIISRQFVKPIEKGIENLKADDFYKNDSRTGIAEIDILAEFLKSKEEKYKSMGAVPSEIEEMFDRFIKNSKDLTVSERNILEYYVNGHEIAELPDLLCISLNTVRKHNRNIYTKLEVNSKDELQIYIDLLVRCGRINEILK from the coding sequence ATGGAACAAAATAAAGAAAAAAACAGGTCTACAACTATAAGAAAAAAGCTATCTTTTTGCGATATTATAAAGGGAATCAATCATCAAAGTAGATCAATGCGTAGCAAGCTTATGATATATCTTTGCTGCCTGGTTTTGGCAGGAACGGGAATATTATTAGTTATGTTGGTGGCTTCAGGTGTGTTTTCTGAGAGTGGAAGACAAATTGGACAAAACCTGCAAGTCCATTTACAAAATCAAAAAAGAGATATTAAAGAGAGAATGGATCTCTTCATAACAAATGGTATGGATTTGTCAAAGAGACTTACAACATATATGGAGAGAGATGTTCTGACATATCCCTATAATATAAAAGAATTGGAAAATGATGAAAAAGGACTTAGAACGATGCAGGAAAACATGTATATGCTATTAGAAGGCAAGTTACATGTTACTCGAGCGAGTGGAGTGTATGCGGTATTTGATACGACAGTAAATACTTCAGCCCCGAATGCAGAATGTTCACGTAGTGGAGTTTATTTGAGGTTGGCAAATGTAAGTGGAAATGTTTTGGAAGATGATGTGTTTCTATTTCGCGGTAATCCAAATGTAGCTATGCAGAATAAAATACAGATACATAATCGTTGGAATATGGAATTTAATACGGAGGATATGTACTGGTTTAATGATCAGATATCTACAGCGAATACCAATCCTACAACAGAGGAGTACTTATGGATTAACAGACAACATTTGAAGGATACATGGGAAAACAGCATATTTTTAAGTGTACCTGTGATTGGAAGCGAGGGTGAAAGATATGGAATATGCGGTCTTGAAATCAGTGGTCTTTTGTTCCGTCTAAGCTATCCCAAATTCGAAAGTAAATATGGTGATATGGTGACCATAATCGCACCTGTAGATCAGGATAGGTTATTGTTTAGTGAAGGACTTAGTGGTTCTCAGGGCAATAGTTATATTAATGAAAATGATGACCTTTTTATTGATACAGGCAAAATATATAATGTTTACTTTAATTCACAAGGGAAATATGTTGGAGTACAACAAACAATAGAAGGTGCATTTGACCCACAAGGCAGGCAATGGGCGATTGCCGTACTTGTTTCCTATGGTAGTTTTGAAGCACAGGAAAGATATGAAAAAGTAATGATGATAGCAATACTAATGGTATTTAGTATTGTCATGTTTATAATATCATTTATAATATCCAGACAGTTTGTAAAGCCGATTGAAAAGGGAATAGAGAATCTGAAAGCAGATGATTTTTATAAAAATGATTCTCGTACAGGAATTGCAGAGATAGATATTCTTGCGGAGTTTCTAAAGAGCAAGGAAGAAAAATACAAGAGTATGGGTGCAGTTCCATCAGAAATAGAAGAGATGTTTGATCGCTTTATAAAAAATTCAAAGGACCTGACTGTATCAGAAAGAAATATTTTGGAATATTATGTAAATGGACATGAAATTGCAGAACTACCGGACTTACTTTGTATAAGTTTAAATACAGTAAGAAAACATAATAGAAATATATATACAAAGCTTGAAGTCAATTCTAAAGATGAGTTACAAATATATATTGATCTATTGGTACGCTGTGGAAGGATTAATGAAATATTAAAATAA
- a CDS encoding extracellular solute-binding protein, with amino-acid sequence MYKKRYLLLAVMLLTTIFLGCAGIGKKSDKPIVLTLWHVYGGQTDSPLNQIIDRFNETRGKEEGIRIQVTSVSNTNTIHEAVIAAAKNEPGSADLPDMFVSYPKTVLSLPDKDILVDYKDYFTGEELNELIPAFVQEGMIDDKLMVFPVAKSTEILFVNRTLFERFAKETGAREEDLATWEGLFEMAKLYEKWTDDKTPDIPNDGENFFVHDYHFNYFQVGCESLGEYFFTDALQGGKLAFGDKFRKIWEPYADAAISGGVWLRDGYATEPLRTGKSIVSVASSASVLYYEDIVTYENNISEPIEVISYPVPVFEGGKKMVMQRGAGFCTVKSTKEREKAAALFLKWLTEPDNNVEFVVKAGYMPVTDKAFEQLSKVSGKLESTKYRSLYEAISKTKEEYTFYVAPQLPNYLDLEMHFEKNVRLELSRAEEEYKEALQNNEQPDKEAYIEEAYQNIKKAMQ; translated from the coding sequence ATGTACAAGAAAAGATACTTACTTTTGGCTGTAATGCTATTGACAACAATATTTCTAGGCTGTGCAGGCATTGGAAAGAAGAGTGATAAACCTATTGTGCTTACACTTTGGCATGTTTATGGAGGCCAGACAGATTCTCCACTTAATCAAATTATAGACCGATTTAATGAGACTCGTGGCAAGGAAGAGGGGATAAGAATACAGGTCACAAGTGTGTCAAATACAAATACTATACATGAAGCTGTAATTGCAGCAGCAAAAAATGAGCCGGGGTCTGCGGATCTTCCGGATATGTTTGTATCATATCCAAAGACTGTATTGTCACTACCTGATAAAGATATTTTGGTAGATTATAAGGATTATTTCACAGGGGAGGAGTTAAATGAGCTTATTCCGGCATTTGTGCAGGAAGGAATGATAGATGATAAGCTTATGGTGTTTCCGGTGGCGAAGTCAACGGAGATTCTTTTTGTAAACAGGACATTGTTTGAACGATTTGCAAAAGAAACCGGAGCAAGAGAGGAGGATCTTGCCACATGGGAAGGTCTATTTGAGATGGCAAAACTCTATGAAAAATGGACAGATGATAAGACTCCGGATATTCCAAATGATGGAGAAAATTTCTTTGTACATGACTATCATTTCAATTATTTCCAAGTGGGCTGTGAGTCGCTGGGTGAATACTTTTTTACAGATGCATTACAAGGTGGTAAGTTGGCATTTGGAGATAAGTTTAGAAAGATTTGGGAGCCTTATGCTGATGCGGCTATTTCAGGTGGAGTGTGGTTACGTGATGGTTATGCCACAGAACCTCTAAGAACGGGAAAATCCATAGTGAGTGTAGCATCCTCTGCAAGCGTACTGTATTATGAGGATATTGTAACGTATGAGAACAATATTTCAGAACCAATAGAAGTTATATCATATCCTGTACCTGTTTTTGAGGGTGGTAAAAAGATGGTTATGCAAAGGGGAGCAGGTTTTTGTACAGTTAAGTCTACTAAAGAGCGTGAAAAAGCTGCAGCATTATTTTTGAAATGGCTTACAGAGCCTGACAATAATGTGGAATTTGTAGTAAAAGCAGGATACATGCCTGTAACAGATAAGGCATTTGAACAGCTTTCTAAAGTATCTGGAAAGCTTGAGAGTACTAAGTATAGAAGTTTATATGAGGCTATATCAAAAACCAAAGAAGAATATACTTTCTATGTCGCACCACAATTACCTAACTATCTTGATTTGGAGATGCACTTTGAAAAGAATGTAAGACTTGAGCTCTCGAGGGCAGAAGAGGAATATAAAGAAGCTTTGCAAAATAATGAACAGCCGGATAAAGAGGCTTATATCGAGGAGGCTTATCAAAATATAAAGAAGGCGATGCAATAG
- a CDS encoding helix-turn-helix domain-containing protein, with translation MIRYKIDIMKELNEKGYNYTRIKKEKLLSAQTLENIKQGKSITLDTLNKLCLMTKLRVEDIIEMTATDEEREKYYQ, from the coding sequence ATGATTAGATATAAAATAGATATTATGAAAGAGCTGAATGAGAAGGGATACAATTACACTCGAATAAAAAAAGAAAAATTATTATCCGCTCAAACATTAGAAAATATAAAACAAGGAAAATCTATTACATTAGATACACTTAATAAACTTTGTTTAATGACTAAATTACGTGTGGAAGATATTATAGAAATGACTGCCACAGATGAAGAAAGAGAAAAGTATTATCAGTAG
- a CDS encoding recombinase family protein — protein sequence MSKKVAIYIRVSSLDQAREGYSLAAQERTLRNYCSDKGYSVYELYADEGISGKDMVHRPAIQSLMQDAEEKKFDIILFWALSRFTRSVSDLYQTVYKLNQLNIDLVSYTEVFDTSTPFGRAIVGILGVFAQLERELTSERVSFALDEKFKQSKYAPAFLQGYTSKNDELKIVKREADCVKLCFESYLETHNLSETARTLNAAGYIGKRGKHFSANSVKVILRNKTYAGYIKFNEKEKFGSHECIISADVFKKVQKILIQKHNSRKKF from the coding sequence ATGAGCAAGAAAGTTGCAATATATATCCGGGTATCTTCTCTTGATCAAGCCAGGGAAGGATACTCTTTAGCCGCTCAAGAAAGAACTCTAAGAAACTACTGCTCTGACAAAGGCTATTCCGTTTATGAATTGTACGCTGATGAGGGTATAAGTGGAAAAGATATGGTTCACAGACCTGCAATTCAAAGCCTCATGCAAGACGCAGAAGAAAAGAAATTTGATATTATACTTTTCTGGGCATTAAGTAGATTCACAAGAAGTGTATCTGACTTGTATCAGACAGTATATAAACTGAATCAACTAAACATTGACTTAGTTTCATATACTGAGGTGTTTGACACATCTACACCTTTTGGTCGTGCGATTGTAGGTATTTTGGGGGTTTTTGCTCAGTTAGAGCGCGAGCTTACAAGCGAAAGAGTAAGCTTCGCGCTTGATGAAAAATTCAAGCAGAGCAAGTATGCGCCGGCATTTTTGCAAGGCTACACTAGTAAAAATGATGAACTGAAAATCGTAAAAAGAGAAGCAGATTGTGTCAAACTGTGTTTTGAATCATACTTAGAAACACATAACCTATCCGAAACAGCACGAACGCTTAATGCAGCTGGGTACATAGGCAAGAGAGGAAAACATTTCTCAGCCAACTCAGTAAAAGTAATACTGAGGAATAAGACATATGCTGGATACATAAAATTTAATGAAAAAGAGAAATTTGGATCGCATGAATGCATCATATCAGCAGATGTTTTCAAAAAAGTACAAAAGATTTTAATTCAAAAGCACAATTCAAGAAAAAAATTTTAA
- a CDS encoding phage holin family protein, producing the protein MRANILYSIVGAVGGFVAMAFGGWSDALITLIVFMSVDYITGLAVAGIFKKSKKSENGALESRAGFKGLCRKGVALLIVLVAVRLDIIMHTTYIKDAVIIAFIANEAISIIENAGLMGIPIPSVIAKAIDTLKSSADSTKTEA; encoded by the coding sequence ATGAGAGCAAATATTTTGTATTCAATAGTTGGAGCAGTAGGAGGATTTGTAGCCATGGCGTTTGGAGGCTGGAGCGACGCACTAATAACACTAATTGTATTTATGTCTGTAGACTACATTACAGGTCTAGCGGTCGCAGGCATATTTAAGAAAAGCAAGAAGAGTGAGAATGGTGCACTGGAGTCAAGGGCTGGGTTCAAGGGATTGTGTAGAAAAGGGGTTGCCCTTCTTATAGTTTTAGTTGCAGTAAGACTTGATATAATTATGCACACGACATACATAAAGGATGCAGTTATAATAGCATTTATAGCCAATGAGGCTATATCAATAATAGAGAATGCCGGGCTTATGGGGATACCAATTCCATCTGTCATAGCTAAAGCTATAGATACTCTGAAAAGTAGTGCTGACAGCACAAAGACTGAAGCATAA
- a CDS encoding N-acetylmuramoyl-L-alanine amidase family protein translates to MIKIGQASRDERGRYSGGAAGDQDGREVLIREWYNRPWNKVLRAKNPSIAEKIAAAMEKACKNDYIGYDQNQRTTLYSLCKANGWKIEDVKTVCETDCSALVSVCVNAAGIRVSGDIYTGNEAAALLRTGEFELLTAPKYLLSDEYLKRGDILLYEFHHTAITLQDGKKAGKTKPAQVEYPLGWNVSESGQWWYADTPQSIIAGRWAYINGRWYVFDQKGFMIKGWFKQGEDWYYMNPADGAMLSEQWVNIDGLDFYLTQSGVLARSVYIKDADKDLYYWVDADGKYQKEYDTSTPDLDKYDLAE, encoded by the coding sequence ATGATTAAAATTGGACAAGCAAGCAGAGATGAAAGAGGAAGATACAGTGGTGGCGCTGCCGGAGATCAGGACGGAAGAGAGGTTTTAATCCGCGAGTGGTACAACCGCCCGTGGAACAAAGTTTTAAGGGCAAAGAATCCAAGTATAGCAGAGAAGATAGCCGCTGCCATGGAAAAGGCCTGCAAAAACGACTATATCGGATACGACCAAAATCAGAGAACCACTCTATATAGTCTCTGCAAGGCCAACGGCTGGAAGATAGAAGATGTAAAAACAGTTTGCGAGACCGATTGCAGTGCTCTTGTATCCGTATGTGTAAATGCCGCAGGCATAAGAGTATCAGGAGACATCTACACAGGCAATGAGGCAGCGGCACTACTTAGAACGGGAGAATTTGAACTCTTAACCGCACCTAAGTACTTGCTATCAGATGAATATCTAAAGCGCGGAGACATACTTTTATATGAGTTCCACCACACCGCTATAACACTACAGGACGGTAAGAAAGCGGGGAAGACTAAACCTGCACAGGTAGAATATCCGCTTGGCTGGAATGTGTCTGAGAGCGGACAGTGGTGGTATGCCGACACACCACAGAGTATTATTGCAGGCAGGTGGGCATACATAAATGGTCGTTGGTACGTCTTTGACCAAAAGGGCTTTATGATTAAAGGCTGGTTTAAGCAGGGAGAAGACTGGTACTATATGAATCCTGCCGATGGTGCTATGCTCAGTGAGCAGTGGGTAAACATTGATGGGTTAGACTTCTATCTTACTCAAAGTGGAGTACTTGCAAGAAGTGTATATATAAAGGATGCTGATAAGGATCTGTATTATTGGGTTGACGCTGATGGCAAGTATCAGAAAGAGTATGATACTTCTACCCCTGATTTAGATAAGTACGATTTGGCAGAGTAG
- a CDS encoding type II toxin-antitoxin system HicB family antitoxin, giving the protein MKKVDRYYYPAIFTYEDRKEIAVTFPDLDCATSGEDEKDALLSARDLLGCVLNGLEEDGEPIPPASRLCDLELGDNERAVLVDVYMPSIRNANVNKSVNRTVTLPAWLNAAALERNINFSQVLQEALRQQIS; this is encoded by the coding sequence ATGAAGAAAGTTGATAGATATTATTATCCTGCTATATTTACATACGAGGACAGAAAAGAGATAGCAGTAACATTTCCGGATTTAGATTGTGCTACAAGTGGTGAGGATGAAAAGGATGCACTTTTATCCGCCAGAGATTTACTTGGGTGTGTACTTAACGGTCTTGAAGAGGACGGAGAACCTATACCACCTGCAAGTAGGTTGTGCGATCTAGAATTAGGGGATAATGAAAGAGCTGTGTTGGTGGACGTTTATATGCCAAGTATTAGAAATGCAAATGTGAATAAATCTGTAAACAGAACAGTAACATTGCCTGCATGGTTAAATGCGGCGGCGCTTGAAAGAAATATAAACTTTTCACAAGTTTTACAGGAAGCGTTAAGACAGCAGATTTCATAA
- a CDS encoding type II toxin-antitoxin system HicA family toxin: MKSYSSREVIKILKEDGWYELPKTGTSHLQFKHPTKKGRTTVKHPDKDIPLKTLRSIERQSGLKFQ; this comes from the coding sequence ATGAAAAGTTACTCATCAAGGGAAGTGATAAAAATACTAAAAGAAGATGGTTGGTATGAATTACCTAAAACCGGAACAAGTCACTTACAGTTCAAACATCCAACTAAAAAAGGGCGAACAACTGTTAAGCATCCGGACAAGGATATACCACTTAAAACGCTTAGAAGCATTGAAAGACAGTCAGGGTTAAAGTTTCAATAA
- a CDS encoding CD1375 family protein codes for MSKKKMKVYVRFYASRIKYGLMTIDEVPEKYRTAVEEFMKTDEYLMM; via the coding sequence ATGAGTAAGAAGAAAATGAAAGTATATGTTAGATTTTATGCATCACGAATCAAGTATGGGCTGATGACAATAGATGAAGTTCCGGAGAAGTACAGAACAGCAGTTGAGGAGTTCATGAAAACTGATGAGTATTTAATGATGTAG
- a CDS encoding phage tail-collar fiber domain-containing protein, whose protein sequence is MAGFNTPVITNAGINIINRAINGENLEFSSIKIGDGTYTGSEDLRTLTELVGYKNTFNISAASVDGNVLKINATVSNENVNVGYQIKEVGIYGKVGNQETLIAIATAINPDFLADRTSAPVTIIIEFYLTIDRASEINFTYSIPSGVYVDVITFDTGLKNIENKINQKLKKVTVVEVPVGGWEGTTIFKQRINIAGIKANDIPIVSHKLEDGISDAIIIKGLWKAYSCLDKAVVYDGYIELICFRKKPQRSFYLAVKEV, encoded by the coding sequence ATGGCGGGATTTAATACGCCTGTAATTACAAATGCAGGTATCAATATTATAAATAGAGCTATAAATGGTGAAAACTTAGAATTTTCAAGCATAAAGATAGGAGATGGTACATATACAGGCAGTGAGGACTTGAGAACACTTACAGAGCTTGTGGGATATAAAAATACTTTTAATATATCTGCAGCATCAGTAGATGGCAATGTCTTAAAGATAAATGCCACAGTAAGTAATGAAAATGTAAATGTGGGATATCAAATAAAGGAAGTCGGGATATATGGCAAGGTGGGCAATCAAGAAACGCTAATCGCAATTGCTACTGCTATAAATCCTGACTTTTTGGCGGATAGGACAAGTGCTCCTGTAACTATCATAATAGAATTTTATCTTACTATTGATAGAGCAAGTGAGATAAATTTTACATATAGCATACCAAGTGGAGTATATGTAGATGTCATAACATTTGATACAGGCTTAAAGAATATAGAGAACAAGATAAATCAAAAGCTTAAAAAGGTGACGGTTGTAGAAGTTCCGGTAGGCGGCTGGGAAGGTACTACGATATTTAAACAGCGAATAAATATTGCCGGCATTAAAGCAAATGATATCCCTATTGTCAGTCATAAGCTTGAAGATGGAATATCAGATGCGATAATTATAAAAGGGCTATGGAAAGCATATAGCTGCCTTGATAAGGCAGTAGTCTATGACGGATACATAGAGTTGATTTGCTTTAGGAAAAAGCCGCAAAGAAGCTTTTATCTTGCCGTGAAGGAGGTGTAA